The following nucleotide sequence is from Glycine max cultivar Williams 82 chromosome 9, Glycine_max_v4.0, whole genome shotgun sequence.
ggagtcctctttccaaatgtggatgggttggtggatctggcagcgatcgacgtttttctcgcctatcataaccacaaggaaagtccggttgtcgctatgctagccgacctatatgacaccttcgaccgaagatgtgaagaaagcaatgcaaggattgtttgctgtactccagctctctatgtggggctggtttcacacctttttctccaagaaggtaggcccgtctatccgctacaaggttaccgctcgtgcgtcgaaaaaggaaaggcgaattgggaccaactcttggctagcatgggggggcgtctgttaattggttccctcgctagaaggaaggaagaatcaagattctatcttcatgcgaaggatgtccaaatgttcccttgatgggaacaaggggttgtattaattataatcccgttctcgccataagacagcttggctaccccatgagaggagcgccattagacgaaagcatcacgcctttcatcgcacggggttttagtgaccacaacgcgagggtactccaaggagttcgcaaggcatgggatgcggcgtgaagaaaggacagagagcttaggggaagcagtaatgggatcatcggcggctatcataagtggctgagagtccaaacacaaggattggattggctcccaaatctaaagactgtgagggacgatgaggttaaagcttcggaagaaagtgatgaggtacaagccctaaaggcagagcttgaaagagcccgagtagtcgaagagaagttcaagtccatagccatcaaagtctgaaaagagtatgatgaactaagggacgtcaatatggccaccgctgaagccttggaacgagaaaccaagaaggcccgaaaggaagaacacgtgccagcaaagttttgaggggctttatagggcagcaatagtaagctcaagctccgaagaggtgaaaggaatcatcacgggtcaaaggcatgatcttgaaggacgagctaaaggcttaccttaggtcgaaaagaaatttgtcccaacagttaagcgagactgaagggaatatgtgggccgtcatcgatgagtgcaaagagaagctaaatctagcggcgactcacgagcaaaggctagaggatgagtacgccaagatatcagcagaaagcgaagcaagggagagggtaattgattcatggcaccaagaggcaacaatgtggacggaccaatttgctcttactttgaacaggagtcaagaacttccccgattgctagccaaggccaaagcaatggcggacacctactccgcccccaagaagatccacggacttctcagctattgtcaacatatgatagacttaatggaccatatgattagaaaccgctaggaagtttgtattgtcgcttagatcttgactagttataactttttgaataaaatgagtttatcccacgtttttactccaaaaatcagtgcgaatcaagtcactcccgcattttatctctagcatgcattgtatgttggtctcgtcctttgtcacgggaagccggaaggtccatatcaccttcttaattgtacacatggggcactgcgcccccaaatgcgcaagtaagaagagataattttccgggctctcgtgtccgtaaaatgcattcatatcatgcatcgcataaacatctcttcataacatcataatggacatatcctgcatttgtccgttatcatattccagcctcacattttgcatgagtcatggcatcatcatgcatatgcgttcaacaaactttttgatctgcaaaattgcataccatttgttttcatgtttgctcatccttgcgttttcctctacaaaacaaaaacaaaaaagggggaagcgtgaaacttcacactacattcttagtttcatgtgttaggcaccacgagccaaccatgttgggatcataaacccgtttcacttaaaaacaaaataattgaacatggtacctaatgcatggttaactaggaaatggtgtttcttcgggcatctcaaattacattttccgtgcataagcttaaagtatgcacgagtcattcatccctatgagatgttgttgaagtattggcgatcagaattgccattccttggattatagggttgaaccaagctcatgcttttacaaaaaggttcatcaagtcaagttgaaatatggaagtaaccgtcttgcaaaattggggcaaaagatgaatcgagtcacatcactgcttcgtctactgccaaacatatttaggattgttgatgtccttgttacttccagtttcaccttgacaaagatgtcatggaccatgttgaaaatctaaattgattcaaccccatatcctacgtaaaaattcgcaatcttcaactgtacatcattcgcatacatccatgcttttcattagttgcattgctcgttgcattctttccttgaaaaataaaataaaatgaacttaatcattgttattaaaaagaaaaggacacgctttacggcgcccttaccgaactcgtgctagagctagagtaatgggtgaagtagaggagatacaagagaagatgaaggccgacatggaggccattaaagagaaaatggccacaaNNNNNNNNNNNNNNNNNNNNNNNNNNNNNNNNNNNNNNNNNNNNNNNNNNNNNNNNNNNNNNNNNNNNNNNNNNNNNNNNNNNNNNNNNNNNNNNNNNNNTATCTTTATATCTGCACTTCaaccttttgattttttcttttaatacatATGCTCCCCATCCTGAAACTTGGGCAGAATTCCAGCATTGATTGACTACTTCTTTGAAAGAATTATCTGTTAGCCAGCAGTTTAATATCCTAAAAGGTTTAGGACCCCAATCCACATTTTTAGCTTTAATTAGAATAGGACAATGATCTGAATAGGAATAGAACTGATTTCCTCCATAAACTGCACAGCTAAATCACTTTCATGATCAAATAAGTTCCTCCTACACTTCATGTCCCACCTCCAACTATCATGAGTAAATTCACCTATCTCTGAAATGAGAGATTTTTGTTGTCTACTAATCAGGAAAAACTGATTATATTTCTGCTCAAGAGTGCAGTCTTCCCCTAGCCACTTATCTgtccaaaatttgatttttcccCCACATCCAACCTTCCAAGTCAAatggttttgaaaaatactGTGATCAGACTGGTGATACAACTTTCTAAGGTCCCTCCACCAATGAGAATAACCCCCTTTGTCTCTACTATTTTGGAATTCTGACCAACCTCCATATTTAGAGTTTATAATTCTGGCCCAAAGCTGCTGCTGATCAGATGCAAAGGCCCATATCCATCTTCCCATCAAagctacattgaatttcaaaatatcCTTGATCCCCAAACCCCCATCAGTCTTGGGCAGACAAATATCAGCCCACTTCACCCAAGGAATTTTCTTATGGTCATTATCTCCACCCCACAGAAAATTCCTTTGTAAGGATATCAATCTTTGAACTATCCTTTGAGGTATCTTGAAAAAGGAGAGGAGATAAATTGGAAGAGCATTCAGGACAAAATTTATAAGGGTGATCTTCCCACCCATGGATATATCTTTCTGGGCCCATTTGGATAATTTAGATTCAAATTTATTGATGAGAGGCTCCCACACCAGCTGGCTTGAAGGATTAGCCCCAATAGGAATGCCTAGATAGTAAAAAGGATAATCCATTTGCCTACAATTCAGGATATGGGTTGCTTCAAGAGCCCAATTGACTCCACCTCCTAAGATCCCAAACTgacttttaacaaaattaatctttaggccaaaagacaattcaaagcCTCTAAGCAAAGCCTTCAAAACATAGACATTCTCCCAGGCAGCCTCACCCACAAAAACAGTATCATCAGCATACTACAATATATTGGTagcttcctttttctttccaacTAAGAAACTGCTATGGAGATTTTTCTGGACTGCTTCCCTCATCATAGCAGTGATTCCTTCACCTACTatgttgaaaagaaaatgagctAAAGGGTCCCCTTGTCTCAGCCCTCTTGTAGGGACAAACTCCTTAGAAGGGCTACCATTAATTAGAACTGATATGGTTGTTGATTGGAGGCAGGCTGATATCCATTTTCTCCATTTTAGGCAAAAACGCAACCTAAACAACATATAATCCAAGAAAGACCAAAACACTGAGTCATAAGCCTTTTCAAAATCGACCAAGacactttgtgctttaaaatGAGCCTTCTAATGGCAGCCCACTTAATCCCCCTCCCCAAACCTCTGGAATTATAAGATAGGATGATCATGATTGATGTTTTTtaattcccctctcagctgccATCATATCATCTCTATTTTCCATATCCAATATAAGCCTCTTAACCTTATTGGCATCTTCCCCATAAGTCAAGCCCATTTCCTTTAAAAGAGCACATTGCAGCTCTATTGGGTCCTATTGTATTGAAGGCATGGAATCAATTTTAGAAACTGAGTTTGAGTCCACAGCTGGTTCCTTAAACTGTTGGGCCTTTCCATTACTTCTCAACACCTCCTTTCTTCTCACATAACTTTGTGGTAGAATGAGTTGGGCCACTTATCCGCTGGCCCACTTCCTCACTTGCTACCTTTAAGTCATATTGACCAATGGGAACATTGACCCTACTTTTCTTCTTTATATTCGAATTGTTGCTATAAGGCAGAATTACCTCAAGAGGCAAATCCTTCTCCTTATCCCCCTCTATGGCCATTTCGTTTTTTTTGAACGgccaaaattatattaaatatataatagaagTTACATAGTACCTGAAGTACTACAAGAAGCCACATGAGGTAAGATCTCCTGGAACAGAAAGGCAATTAAAACTATCCATCAACCCAACAGAAACAATACATCCCAGCCcaacaacataaacactacataAAAGCCAAAGCCATAGATGAGGACCATTGGTGAAAAGGAACATTAAAATCCTTTTCCCACCCCCTCATCCAAGACCAAGAGAggaaaattgtattatccaccaGCTTCGAGATGAAAAAAGGATGATTGTTGAAGATAATGTCATTTCTGAGCTTCCATATTGATGTTGTAGCTGCTATCCACCAAATTTTCCACCTTCTGTTGGTATCCTTTAATCCTGCCATGGGAGAGTGCTGAAGGAAATTATCCATAGGCCTACAATGGAACACTCTAGGTTCCTTAACCCACGAATTAAATTCCCACCATAGAGGCATAACTTTATGACACAAGAAGAACAAATGAGAGGCAGATTCAGCTTTGTTTTGACAAAAGGGGCAAAGATCATTTTCAATGGTAACATGCCTCCTAATTAAATTATCCTTAGTGGGCAATCTGTCCCACAGAAGTCTCAAAGCAAAAACTAGAGCTCTAGGAGGGATTTTGATGTTCCATAGGTGCTGGAAACCAAGACACTGATCTTCATCAAGATGTTCAACTTTGACACAAAGATAGGCAGAATTGGTAGAGAAAATTCCATTAGGGTCAGCTCCTCACACCCAAGAGTCTTTCAAACTTGCAGATGGACTAATTGCAGCAGTTTGATCAATAAACTCTGAGGCTCTTCCCATTTCATTATCAAATAGATTGCGCCTCCAAGAAAAGCTCCATTCCCACCCAAATTCACAAAAGGATCCCATGCTTGCCACTGTCTGAAATTTTTGAGATGAGATTTGGTACAATTCaggaaatttatcttttatcctTATTCCACCTTCCACCCAAGAGTCTTCCCAAAAAAGAATTTGATCACCCCTACCCAGCTTCCAAATGAATTGGCTGGAAACATCTTCCATACTGCTGTGATTAATAGTGGACCTCAAATCAGACCAACAGTATGAGAAATACTGTCTTGTGGGCCCCTCAGGTAAGCCTCTCCATCCCTTGtactttgaaattaaaattctattccATAGTTGATTTGGATGCTGAAACATCGTCCATTTCCATTTGATTAAGAGAGCTTTCTAGAAAGCTTTAATGTCTTTAACTCCCAATCCTCCCCTTTCTCTAGGAGCACACACTTGACTCCATGCCACCTAAGGTATCTTCTTCCCTTCTTGATTACCACcccaaagaaaatttctttggGTGGTAGTGAGCTTGTTAATCAATGCTGAAGGAGCCCTGAAAAAAGACATGCACAACAAGGGCAGAGCTATTAAGACAACATTAGTTAGGGTGATTCTGCCAGCCATTGATATACTTCTCTGCCTCTATTTGTTCAATCTAGCCTCGAATTTATTGATAATAGGTTCCTACACCACCTTCCTTCTCAGACTGACACCTATAGGCAGCCCAAGATAGCAGAAAGGAAGTTGTAGTGGACCACAGTTCAAGAAATCAACAGCAAATCTGATCCACTGTTCAGATTGACCAATTGCTTCGAGTTGGCTCTTAGAAAAATTGATTCTTAGGCCAGAAGCTATTTCAAAGCTTCTAAGAATAGCCTTGATAACACAAACATTATCCATAGAAGCTTCCCCAAAGAAGATGGTGTCATCCGCAAACTGGAGAATATTCACTGGACCTTGTTCTTCCCCACCATAAAGCTGTGAAATAAGTTTCTAGACACTGCTTCCCTCATCAATCCTGTTAACCTTTCAGCAACCAAGACAAATAATAAAGGGGCCAAGGGATCCCCTTGTCTCAATCCTCTCCGAGGCTTAAATTCATCAGTTGGGCTTCCATTTACAAGGATGGATATTGAGGCTGATGTGAGGCATCCTTTAACCCAACCAATCCACCTTTCATGAAACCTCATTCTTCTCATCATATAAAATAGGAATTGCCAAGGCACAGAGTCATAAGATTTTTCAAAGTCCACTTTAAACACCAAGCAAGATTTCTTTAGCCTCCTAGCCTCCTCAACAACCTCACTAGCAATCAAGACTCCATGTAGCAGTTGTCTACCCTTAACAAATGTTGACTGTCTTTCATCAATAAGGTGATTCAAAACCTTACTAAGCCTATTAGATAGGATTTTAGCAATAATCTTGTATACACAGCCTATGAGGGATATAGGTCTAAAATGACTAATATGTTGAGGATCCCTGAGCTTAGGGATAAGAGCAATGAATGAAGAATTGAGGCCCTTAGGAAAAGCAACA
It contains:
- the LOC121172835 gene encoding secreted RxLR effector protein 78-like, which gives rise to MVEPFKEEEIYSAVWACGNDKSPGPDGLNFKFIKHFLNELKPEFLRLSKVLNHLIDERQSTFVKGRQLLHGVLIASEVVEEARRLKKSCLVFKVDFEKSYDSVPWQFLFYMMRRMRFHERWIGWVKGCLTSASISILVNGSPTDEFKPRRGLRQGDPLAPLLFVLVAERLTGLMREAVSRNLFHSFMVGKNKVQ